A DNA window from Streptomyces bacillaris contains the following coding sequences:
- a CDS encoding phosphatidylserine decarboxylase — MPDSPTSANRGGVRIARGASPWLLPTVATAALSLVRARKSGRWAAAAVPTTALAAGMLWFFRDPEREIAEGRVISPADGVVQSIMPWKDGRTRVAIFMSPLNVHVNRAPLAGTVTSVEHVPGGFVPAFNKESENNERVVWHFDTELGDIEMVQIAGAVARRIVPYIPQGTKVEQGERIGLIRFGSRVDIYLPEGIDVAVEVGQATTAGVTRIDRS; from the coding sequence ATGCCCGACAGCCCTACCTCCGCAAACCGCGGCGGGGTCCGCATCGCCCGCGGAGCATCGCCGTGGCTCCTCCCGACCGTCGCCACCGCGGCCCTCAGCCTGGTCCGCGCCCGCAAGTCCGGGCGCTGGGCGGCTGCGGCCGTGCCCACCACCGCGCTCGCTGCGGGCATGCTGTGGTTCTTCCGTGACCCCGAGCGCGAGATCGCCGAGGGCCGGGTCATCTCCCCGGCCGACGGTGTGGTGCAGAGCATCATGCCGTGGAAGGACGGGCGGACCCGGGTCGCCATCTTCATGAGCCCGCTCAACGTCCACGTCAACCGCGCGCCGCTGGCGGGCACCGTGACGTCGGTCGAGCACGTGCCGGGCGGGTTCGTTCCGGCGTTCAACAAGGAGAGCGAGAACAACGAGCGCGTTGTCTGGCACTTCGACACCGAACTGGGCGACATCGAGATGGTGCAGATCGCGGGAGCGGTCGCCCGTCGCATCGTGCCGTACATCCCGCAGGGGACGAAGGTGGAGCAGGGCGAGCGCATCGGCCTGATCCGCTTCGGCTCCCGGGTCGACATCTACCTTCCGGAAGGTATCGATGTCGCGGTCGAGGTCGGCCAGGCCACCACCGCGGGGGTGACTCGAATTGACCGTAGTTGA
- the pssA gene encoding CDP-diacylglycerol--serine O-phosphatidyltransferase: protein MPEAEQESDADGAEDMPLSLRLSIADTLTLGNATCGFMAVYFTTTGILIPHLTGSEETGMARHSAATAVILMLMAAIFDLFDGLVARKLRSSPMGAELDNLSDLISFGLAPAYFVLVYGMVADDAHQRVSALAAIVVLLAVVLRLARFSCVTLKDGMFQGMPSPFGALTVVSIVLLELPFIPTLLAIVGVAWLMVSRVEYPKPRGILAVAMLSWIVSAMGLLAAWAFDAPGGQLLLQTGCALQVVLGAVIPLFATARRVNTFRDNRREARAAQLP from the coding sequence GTGCCCGAGGCCGAGCAGGAGAGCGACGCCGACGGCGCGGAGGACATGCCGCTCTCGCTGCGGCTGTCGATAGCGGACACGCTCACTCTCGGTAACGCCACGTGCGGTTTCATGGCGGTGTACTTCACCACCACGGGGATCCTCATCCCGCACCTCACGGGCAGCGAGGAGACGGGCATGGCCCGTCACTCGGCGGCCACCGCCGTGATCCTCATGCTGATGGCGGCGATCTTCGACCTCTTCGACGGGCTCGTGGCGCGCAAGCTGCGCTCCTCGCCGATGGGGGCCGAGCTGGACAACCTGTCCGACCTCATCAGCTTCGGGCTCGCCCCGGCGTACTTCGTCCTCGTGTACGGGATGGTCGCGGACGACGCCCACCAGCGGGTGTCGGCGCTGGCGGCGATCGTGGTGCTCCTGGCCGTGGTGCTCCGGCTGGCCAGATTCTCCTGTGTGACCTTGAAGGACGGCATGTTCCAGGGCATGCCGAGCCCCTTCGGAGCGCTGACGGTCGTCTCGATCGTGCTCCTGGAGCTGCCGTTCATCCCGACGCTGCTGGCGATCGTCGGGGTGGCGTGGCTGATGGTGAGCCGGGTCGAGTACCCCAAGCCGCGGGGCATCCTCGCGGTGGCGATGCTCAGCTGGATCGTGAGCGCGATGGGGCTGCTCGCCGCATGGGCGTTCGACGCCCCGGGCGGTCAGCTGCTGCTCCAGACCGGCTGTGCGCTCCAGGTGGTGCTGGGCGCGGTGATCCCGCTCTTCGCCACGGCGCGACGGGTCAACACGTTCCGTGACAACCGCCGCGAGGCGCGGGCGGCACAGCTCCCGTAG
- a CDS encoding PP2C family protein-serine/threonine phosphatase translates to MADGFPLPSRRVPWALAVLALVGGLLLNLLAPRPYMGLPLLAAAGLVAGAMLSFRAAAVVAGTACALTLALDLHHGRPADATYVDLAVVGLIGALALVVNRLLARQVEELARARGVAEAVQLAVLPDPPTAAGPLAVAASYTAAQTEARIGGDLYAVQDTPFGPRLLIGDVRGKGLQAIAAVAVAIGAFRQEAEYAPTLPELARRLDEALAREAARAGGPTSDEDFTTALLAEVSADGAAVRLLNRGHPAPYLVHGGEVVRLDARVPRLPLGMGLGPAGQDQGEADTVALPPGASLLLVTDGVTEARNARGTFYDPCRSSRLRGAPYAAPGPLVADLVADVGRWTGDGHQDDMAILAVTRRAV, encoded by the coding sequence ATGGCCGACGGATTCCCGCTCCCCTCGCGACGGGTCCCCTGGGCGCTGGCCGTGCTGGCGCTGGTCGGCGGCCTCCTGCTGAACCTCCTCGCCCCCCGCCCCTACATGGGCCTCCCACTGCTGGCCGCGGCCGGTCTGGTGGCCGGGGCGATGCTCTCGTTCCGGGCCGCGGCCGTCGTCGCGGGCACCGCCTGCGCGTTGACCCTGGCGCTCGACCTGCACCACGGGCGGCCCGCCGACGCCACCTACGTCGACCTGGCGGTGGTGGGGCTGATCGGCGCGCTGGCCCTCGTGGTGAACCGGCTCCTGGCCCGCCAGGTGGAGGAGCTGGCCCGGGCCCGGGGCGTCGCGGAGGCCGTCCAGCTGGCCGTGCTGCCGGACCCGCCCACCGCCGCCGGCCCGCTGGCGGTGGCCGCGAGCTACACGGCGGCCCAGACCGAGGCCAGGATCGGCGGGGACCTCTACGCCGTCCAGGACACCCCCTTCGGGCCCCGGCTGCTGATCGGGGACGTCCGGGGCAAGGGGCTCCAGGCCATCGCCGCGGTCGCCGTCGCCATCGGCGCCTTCCGCCAGGAGGCCGAGTACGCCCCCACCCTGCCCGAGCTGGCCCGGCGGCTCGACGAGGCGCTGGCCCGGGAGGCGGCCCGGGCGGGCGGGCCGACGTCCGACGAGGACTTCACCACGGCCCTGCTGGCGGAGGTCTCCGCCGACGGGGCGGCCGTACGCCTGCTCAACCGGGGCCACCCGGCCCCGTACCTGGTCCACGGGGGAGAAGTGGTCCGGCTCGACGCCCGCGTGCCCCGGCTGCCCCTCGGCATGGGGCTCGGCCCGGCCGGCCAGGACCAGGGGGAGGCCGACACCGTCGCCCTGCCTCCGGGCGCATCGCTGCTCCTGGTCACCGACGGCGTCACCGAGGCCAGGAACGCCCGGGGGACCTTCTACGACCCCTGCCGCTCGTCCCGGCTGCGCGGGGCCCCGTACGCCGCTCCAGGGCCCCTGGTGGCCGATCTGGTGGCGGACGTCGGGCGGTGGACCGGGGACGGCCACCAGGACGACATGGCGATCCTGGCGGTCACCCGCCGGGCCGTGTGA
- a CDS encoding bifunctional serine/threonine-protein kinase/ABC transporter substrate-binding protein, producing MEPLRSTDPARIAGYRILGRLGAGGMGVVLLGRSPGGALVAIKLIRAEYADDAGFRTRFRREVAIARQVRNRWAVPVVDADTEAPAPWLATEFVPGPPLSEAVGSGGPLPERSVRALGSMLAEALEAVHGAGLVHRDVKPGNVLLGLDGPRLIDFGIARALDDTVLTATDAIVGSPGFLSPEQAQGRRIGPPSDVFSLGCVLVYAATGGRPFGSGPVEAMLFRTVHDPAELGALPPGLRPVVEASLSKDPAGRPTAGDVRRAFAEDASGGSWLPGPVTHLIAERSARMLALPDIEATSLDAGSTGGTGFPPHPGATPQPGFPAQPGATPAIGAGGRDTTAVPRSPGRRKFLAYVTGGAVLAAAGGTTAWLATAFGGEKDPGGDGKERGETTAARPELRIGLQADLTGPSAATGKGQERAALLAVEEHNAREDAPFTLRLVVADDGGDEEKAKAAVRRFAEDPLVIAAIGATGADAAREALVAYDEVALPLLSVVDGDTRNLNRIFLSARPRNDMQMLPVAQYLGAKGLHTVALVDDGTEYGRQTTRFLDAGLRGNGRTVFAETVREGTADLDAEAGRIVAKKPGAVVYGGGWRDAARFARALTKAGFRGARLGTQAVHDPRFLAEAGEDAAGWLVVSTAADPASVPSVEAFAAAYRKRFDGAPPLLAAEAYDAVGLIAACAEGTGRTSVTRQDMLPVLRTTRYKGVSKSYAFEPANGMYAGTGVFIYRVERGKFRYVGMDGREV from the coding sequence ATGGAACCGCTCCGCTCCACCGATCCGGCGCGGATCGCCGGGTACCGCATCCTCGGCCGGCTCGGCGCCGGGGGCATGGGCGTGGTCCTGCTGGGCCGGTCGCCCGGTGGCGCGCTGGTGGCCATCAAGCTGATCCGGGCCGAGTACGCGGACGACGCCGGGTTCCGCACCCGGTTCCGGCGCGAGGTGGCGATCGCCCGGCAGGTGCGCAACCGGTGGGCGGTGCCGGTGGTCGACGCCGACACCGAGGCGCCCGCACCGTGGCTGGCCACCGAGTTCGTGCCGGGGCCGCCGCTGAGCGAGGCGGTGGGGAGCGGGGGGCCGCTGCCCGAGCGCAGTGTGCGGGCGCTCGGCTCGATGCTGGCGGAGGCGCTGGAGGCCGTCCACGGGGCGGGACTCGTCCACCGGGACGTCAAGCCCGGCAACGTACTGCTGGGGCTCGACGGCCCCCGGCTGATCGACTTCGGGATCGCCCGCGCCCTGGACGACACGGTCCTGACGGCGACGGACGCGATCGTCGGCTCCCCCGGCTTCCTCTCCCCGGAGCAGGCGCAGGGGCGGCGGATCGGCCCGCCGAGCGACGTCTTCTCGCTGGGCTGTGTGCTGGTGTACGCGGCGACCGGCGGGCGGCCGTTCGGCAGCGGCCCGGTGGAGGCGATGCTCTTCCGTACGGTGCACGACCCGGCGGAGCTGGGCGCGCTGCCGCCGGGGCTGCGGCCGGTGGTGGAGGCGTCGCTGTCGAAGGACCCGGCGGGACGGCCGACGGCCGGGGACGTCCGGCGGGCCTTCGCGGAGGACGCGTCGGGGGGCAGCTGGCTGCCGGGGCCGGTGACCCATCTGATCGCGGAGCGCTCGGCCCGGATGCTGGCGCTGCCCGACATCGAGGCGACCAGTCTGGACGCGGGCTCCACGGGTGGGACGGGCTTCCCCCCACACCCCGGGGCCACGCCACAGCCCGGCTTCCCGGCCCAGCCCGGTGCCACGCCGGCGATCGGGGCCGGGGGCCGGGACACCACCGCCGTGCCGCGCTCCCCCGGCCGCCGGAAGTTCCTCGCGTACGTCACCGGCGGCGCGGTCCTCGCGGCGGCGGGTGGCACCACCGCCTGGCTGGCCACGGCGTTCGGCGGCGAGAAGGACCCGGGCGGGGACGGCAAGGAGCGCGGCGAGACGACCGCCGCCCGGCCCGAGCTGCGCATCGGGCTCCAGGCAGACCTCACCGGCCCGTCCGCCGCGACCGGCAAGGGCCAGGAGCGGGCGGCCCTCCTGGCGGTCGAGGAGCACAACGCCCGCGAGGACGCGCCGTTCACGCTGCGCCTGGTGGTGGCCGACGACGGCGGTGACGAGGAGAAGGCGAAGGCAGCGGTGCGGCGGTTCGCGGAGGACCCGCTGGTGATCGCGGCCATCGGGGCGACCGGTGCGGACGCGGCGCGCGAGGCGCTGGTCGCCTACGACGAGGTGGCGCTGCCGCTGCTGAGCGTGGTCGACGGGGACACCCGGAACCTGAACCGGATCTTCCTCTCCGCCCGGCCGCGCAACGACATGCAGATGCTGCCGGTGGCTCAGTACCTGGGGGCGAAGGGGCTCCACACCGTGGCGCTGGTGGACGACGGGACCGAGTACGGCCGCCAGACCACCCGGTTCCTGGACGCGGGGCTTCGAGGCAACGGCCGTACGGTCTTCGCGGAGACCGTACGGGAGGGCACCGCCGATCTGGACGCGGAGGCGGGGCGGATCGTCGCGAAGAAGCCGGGCGCGGTGGTGTACGGGGGCGGGTGGCGGGATGCGGCCCGGTTCGCGCGGGCGCTGACGAAGGCCGGGTTCCGGGGGGCGAGGCTCGGCACCCAGGCCGTGCACGATCCCCGGTTCCTGGCGGAGGCGGGCGAGGACGCGGCGGGGTGGCTGGTGGTGTCGACGGCCGCCGACCCCGCCTCCGTACCCTCGGTGGAGGCTTTCGCGGCGGCCTACCGCAAGCGGTTCGACGGTGCGCCGCCGCTGCTGGCCGCCGAGGCGTACGACGCGGTCGGGCTGATCGCCGCCTGCGCGGAGGGGACGGGCCGGACGTCGGTGACCCGGCAGGACATGCTGCCCGTGCTGCGCACGACCCGGTACAAGGGCGTGTCCAAGAGCTATGCGTTCGAGCCCGCCAACGGGATGTACGCGGGGACCGGGGTGTTCATCTACCGCGTGGAGCGGGGGAAGTTCCGGTACGTCGGGATGGACGGCCGGGAGGTCTGA
- a CDS encoding ABC transporter substrate-binding protein, protein MKLRALTAVVAALTVTLVGCSGKATGGKGDGQDEAGIKTGPGVTSSTISLGVLTDMTGVYASLGKSVTQAQQLWAEQINAKGGICDRKIELTVRDHGYDPQKAISGYTELEPKVLGFAQFIGSPFVAAVEQRIDGKDKGLVLPQAWSASLVGSPYIRVIGATYDVETINLIDHLLKEKRIAQGDRIGHVYFEGDYGENALAGSKYAAEEAGLTVVEQKIKPTDNDMTAQVAALKQAGVKAVVVSAGPRQAASLVGVAAATGFDVPVVGNNSAYAPQLLKTQAGPALLKDYYIASSTLPIGDPGDGPSLLAKQYASKYPNDVLDNGVVAGWTAASVFGEALDKACDEKDLTREGIGKALLTIKGYGTEFGVTHDFSDPEAPSTRESVIMKPDATAPGGLKVISPASVSPAAKSYTLK, encoded by the coding sequence ATGAAACTCAGAGCGCTCACGGCCGTGGTCGCGGCCCTCACCGTCACCCTCGTCGGGTGCAGCGGCAAGGCGACCGGAGGGAAGGGCGACGGACAGGACGAGGCCGGGATCAAGACCGGCCCCGGGGTCACCTCGTCGACGATCTCGCTCGGTGTTCTCACCGACATGACCGGGGTGTACGCCTCGCTCGGCAAGAGCGTCACCCAGGCCCAGCAGCTCTGGGCGGAGCAGATCAACGCCAAGGGCGGCATCTGCGACCGGAAGATCGAGCTGACCGTACGGGACCACGGCTACGACCCGCAGAAGGCGATCTCGGGCTACACCGAGCTGGAGCCGAAGGTCCTCGGCTTCGCCCAGTTCATCGGCTCCCCGTTCGTCGCCGCCGTCGAGCAGCGGATCGACGGCAAGGACAAGGGACTCGTGCTGCCGCAGGCCTGGTCTGCCAGCCTGGTGGGCTCCCCGTACATCCGCGTCATCGGCGCCACGTACGACGTCGAGACCATCAACCTGATCGACCATCTGCTCAAGGAGAAGCGGATCGCCCAGGGCGACCGGATCGGGCACGTCTACTTCGAGGGCGACTACGGCGAGAACGCGCTCGCCGGCTCCAAGTACGCCGCGGAGGAAGCGGGGTTGACCGTCGTCGAGCAGAAGATCAAGCCGACCGACAACGACATGACGGCCCAGGTCGCCGCGCTCAAGCAGGCCGGGGTGAAGGCCGTCGTCGTCAGTGCCGGTCCGCGCCAGGCGGCCTCGCTCGTCGGTGTCGCCGCGGCCACCGGCTTCGATGTCCCTGTCGTCGGCAACAACTCCGCCTACGCGCCGCAGCTGTTGAAGACCCAGGCGGGCCCGGCCCTGCTGAAGGACTACTACATCGCCTCCTCCACCCTCCCCATCGGTGACCCCGGCGACGGACCGTCCCTGCTGGCGAAGCAGTACGCCTCGAAGTACCCGAACGACGTCCTCGACAACGGCGTCGTCGCGGGGTGGACGGCCGCCTCCGTCTTCGGCGAGGCGCTCGACAAGGCCTGCGACGAGAAGGACCTCACCCGCGAGGGCATCGGCAAGGCGCTCCTCACGATCAAGGGGTACGGAACCGAGTTCGGGGTCACCCACGACTTCTCCGACCCCGAGGCGCCCTCCACCCGGGAGAGCGTCATCATGAAGCCCGACGCCACGGCGCCCGGCGGGCTGAAGGTCATCAGCCCGGCGTCGGTCTCCCCGGCGGCGAAGTCGTACACGCTGAAGTGA
- a CDS encoding branched-chain amino acid ABC transporter permease, with protein MSDTAVTASGPATPAAPAPVGAPGFTERLRRPRTYAVLLGSLLLLVLPFYLDRFWLQAGLFAMAAAIGAIGLNMLTGATGQLSMGHAFFLAVGAYGYCVLAGESSTENGHALTGLGLPTWLAAVLAVLLAGLAGGVFSPIAGRLRGAYLGIATLALIFIGQHVLFNAGSLTGGYNGRAVPPLSLFGFTFDDTELLVATVPFGSSEKLWYLGLVALLLSALFARGVLRGRPGRAMNAIRDHRIAAGVMGVPVARYRAGVFVLSSMYAGLAGVLLALVFQRTVPEYFGMILSLEYLAMIVIGGLGSVSGAVIGAAFVSLLPQVLTHYSDSLPLVSAPGTGGLAPGEASRYLYGAAVVAVVLFLPGGLARLGLARPRLGTGRLRRTTRPKKSGEKK; from the coding sequence GTGTCTGACACCGCCGTCACCGCCTCCGGACCAGCAACTCCTGCCGCTCCCGCGCCTGTTGGCGCGCCGGGCTTCACCGAACGGCTGCGCCGACCGCGTACGTACGCCGTCCTCCTCGGCTCCCTCCTGCTCCTCGTCCTCCCCTTCTACCTGGACCGCTTCTGGCTCCAGGCCGGGCTGTTCGCGATGGCGGCGGCGATCGGTGCCATCGGGCTCAACATGCTCACCGGAGCCACCGGCCAGCTCTCCATGGGCCATGCCTTCTTCCTCGCCGTCGGCGCGTACGGCTACTGCGTCCTGGCGGGGGAGTCCTCCACCGAGAACGGCCACGCCCTGACCGGACTCGGGCTGCCCACCTGGCTGGCCGCCGTCCTCGCCGTTCTCCTCGCGGGCCTCGCCGGAGGGGTGTTCAGCCCGATCGCCGGGCGGCTGCGCGGGGCCTACCTCGGTATCGCCACCCTCGCGCTGATCTTCATCGGGCAGCACGTCCTGTTCAACGCGGGCTCCCTGACCGGGGGCTACAACGGGCGGGCCGTACCGCCGCTCTCCCTCTTCGGGTTCACCTTCGACGACACCGAACTCCTCGTCGCCACCGTCCCGTTCGGCTCGTCGGAGAAGCTCTGGTACCTGGGGCTCGTCGCTCTGCTGCTCAGCGCCCTGTTCGCCCGGGGCGTGCTGCGGGGCAGGCCCGGCCGGGCGATGAACGCCATCCGCGACCACCGGATCGCGGCAGGGGTCATGGGCGTGCCGGTGGCCCGCTACCGGGCCGGGGTCTTCGTCCTCTCCTCCATGTACGCCGGTCTCGCGGGCGTCCTGCTCGCCCTGGTCTTCCAGCGGACCGTGCCCGAGTACTTCGGCATGATCCTGTCCCTCGAATACCTCGCCATGATCGTCATCGGCGGGCTCGGCAGCGTCTCGGGAGCCGTGATCGGCGCCGCCTTCGTCTCGCTGCTCCCGCAGGTGCTCACCCACTACAGCGACTCCCTCCCGCTGGTCTCCGCCCCCGGCACGGGCGGTCTGGCACCCGGTGAGGCGTCCCGCTATCTGTACGGCGCCGCGGTGGTCGCGGTGGTCCTGTTCCTGCCCGGCGGCCTCGCCCGCCTCGGCCTCGCCCGCCCGCGCCTCGGCACCGGGCGCCTGCGCCGCACCACGCGTCCGAAGAAATCAGGGGAGAAGAAATGA
- a CDS encoding branched-chain amino acid ABC transporter permease, translating to MTTFIELLLGGLSIGSVYALIALGFVVIFKATEVVNFAHASLLLAGGYVTAVLHDDIGFWPALLVGIAGAATVGAAIEFFVMRRYRGSDHSVLAIVTIGVDILLITELTRRMGTDVLALGDPWGNEVVHIGGITLAQTRIAAFLAAGLLITVFLLAFRYTSWGVSMRAAAENPQTAALMGIKLGRVSLAAWAVAGALAAVAALFLTVFPTPGLERATSLAALKAFPAAILGGLDSTTGALAGGLIVGVTEALATGYQSDLSFLGRGIGDLAPYLVMVAVLLIRPAGLFGTKELARV from the coding sequence ATGACCACGTTCATCGAACTTCTCCTCGGCGGCCTGTCGATCGGTTCGGTCTACGCGCTGATCGCCCTCGGCTTCGTCGTCATCTTCAAGGCCACCGAGGTCGTCAACTTCGCCCACGCCTCCCTGCTGCTGGCGGGCGGCTATGTCACCGCCGTCCTCCACGACGACATCGGGTTCTGGCCCGCGCTGCTCGTCGGGATCGCCGGGGCCGCGACCGTCGGGGCGGCCATCGAGTTCTTCGTGATGCGCCGCTACCGGGGCAGCGACCACAGCGTCCTGGCCATCGTCACCATCGGCGTCGACATCCTCCTCATCACCGAACTCACCCGCCGCATGGGCACGGACGTCCTCGCGCTCGGTGACCCGTGGGGGAACGAGGTGGTCCACATCGGCGGGATCACCCTCGCCCAGACCCGGATCGCCGCGTTCCTGGCGGCCGGGCTCCTCATCACCGTGTTCCTGCTGGCCTTCCGCTACACCTCCTGGGGCGTGTCCATGCGGGCCGCCGCCGAGAACCCGCAGACCGCCGCGCTCATGGGCATCAAGCTGGGCCGGGTCTCCCTCGCCGCCTGGGCCGTCGCCGGGGCGCTGGCCGCCGTCGCCGCGCTCTTCCTCACCGTCTTCCCGACCCCCGGACTGGAACGGGCCACCTCGCTCGCCGCGCTCAAGGCGTTCCCGGCCGCGATCCTCGGCGGTCTCGACTCCACGACCGGGGCGCTGGCCGGCGGGCTCATCGTCGGCGTCACCGAGGCGCTCGCCACCGGCTACCAGAGCGATCTCTCCTTCCTCGGCCGGGGCATCGGGGATCTGGCGCCCTATCTGGTGATGGTCGCGGTCCTGCTGATCCGGCCGGCCGGACTCTTCGGCACGAAGGAGCTGGCCCGTGTCTGA
- a CDS encoding ABC transporter ATP-binding protein: MVRVKNAPAAAPAPVDSAPAPLTVTDVTVRFAGLTALDGVSFTVEPGSVHAVIGPNGAGKSTCFNVLSGVYRAAAGTVHLGATELTGLAPHAIAALGVARTFQNLALPPHATVAESLLLGRHRLTRSGFLATGLRLPSAAREERRHLERVREIARFIGLEGSLERPAGSLPYGQQKLVELGRALCMEPKVLLLDEPIAGMTADERRRTAAVVADVRDSLGISIVMVEHDMGVVMKLADAVTVLDFGRRIAGGSPAEVQNDPAVVQAYLGAPE, encoded by the coding sequence GTGGTCCGCGTGAAGAACGCACCGGCCGCCGCACCCGCCCCCGTGGACAGTGCCCCGGCCCCGCTGACCGTCACCGACGTGACCGTCCGCTTCGCCGGGCTCACCGCCCTCGACGGCGTCTCCTTCACCGTCGAGCCCGGCAGCGTCCACGCCGTCATCGGCCCCAACGGCGCGGGCAAGTCCACCTGCTTCAACGTCCTCTCCGGCGTCTACCGGGCCGCCGCCGGCACCGTCCACCTCGGTGCCACCGAGCTGACCGGGCTCGCGCCGCACGCCATCGCCGCCCTCGGAGTCGCCCGCACCTTCCAGAACCTGGCGCTCCCGCCCCACGCCACCGTCGCCGAGAGCCTGCTCCTGGGCCGCCACCGGCTCACCCGCTCCGGCTTCCTCGCCACCGGACTGCGGCTTCCCTCCGCCGCCCGCGAGGAGCGGCGCCACCTGGAACGGGTCCGGGAGATCGCCCGATTCATCGGCCTGGAAGGGTCGTTGGAACGTCCGGCGGGCTCGCTCCCGTACGGGCAGCAGAAGCTCGTCGAGCTGGGCCGTGCCCTCTGCATGGAGCCGAAGGTCCTGCTCCTGGACGAGCCGATCGCGGGCATGACCGCCGACGAGCGCCGCCGTACCGCCGCCGTCGTGGCCGACGTACGCGACAGCCTCGGCATCTCCATCGTGATGGTCGAGCACGACATGGGGGTGGTGATGAAGCTCGCGGACGCGGTGACCGTACTCGACTTCGGACGCAGGATCGCGGGCGGCTCGCCCGCCGAGGTCCAGAACGATCCGGCCGTCGTCCAGGCCTACTTGGGAGCACCCGAATGA
- a CDS encoding ABC transporter ATP-binding protein gives MATLEIRGLSVGYGPVRALRDISVDVPDGAITAVLGGNGAGKTTLLRAVSRTLGFHRGTGTGSIRFDGRPLEGLRPAQVVAAGVVQVPEGRQVFARMTVADNLRAGALGARGGRTETRAALARVHELFPVLADRAHQRAGLLSGGEQQMLAMGRALMAGPRLLLLDEPSLGLAPLMAARIAETVQEINAGGTSVMLVEQNAAIALRLASTAYVLDVGEVALHGPAAELAASDEVRRRYLGVVDEEAAADAEAASHHRRTLSRWSA, from the coding sequence ATGGCAACGCTGGAGATCCGCGGACTGTCCGTGGGATACGGACCGGTCCGGGCCCTGCGCGACATCTCCGTCGATGTGCCGGACGGCGCGATCACCGCCGTACTGGGCGGCAACGGCGCGGGCAAGACCACGCTGCTGCGGGCCGTGTCGCGGACCCTCGGCTTCCACCGGGGTACCGGCACCGGCAGCATCCGGTTCGACGGCCGTCCCCTGGAGGGGCTGCGGCCCGCCCAGGTGGTGGCCGCCGGAGTGGTCCAGGTCCCGGAGGGCCGGCAGGTCTTCGCCCGGATGACGGTGGCCGACAACCTGCGCGCGGGCGCACTCGGGGCGCGCGGCGGGCGCACGGAGACGCGGGCCGCCCTGGCCCGGGTGCACGAACTCTTCCCGGTGCTGGCCGACCGCGCCCACCAGCGGGCCGGGCTCCTCTCCGGCGGCGAGCAGCAGATGCTGGCGATGGGGCGCGCCCTGATGGCCGGGCCCCGGCTGCTCCTGCTGGACGAGCCCTCGCTCGGCCTGGCCCCGCTGATGGCGGCCCGGATCGCGGAGACCGTGCAGGAGATCAACGCGGGCGGCACCTCCGTCATGCTCGTCGAGCAGAACGCGGCCATCGCGCTGCGCCTGGCCTCGACGGCGTACGTCCTCGATGTCGGGGAGGTCGCCCTGCACGGGCCCGCCGCCGAACTGGCCGCCTCCGACGAGGTGCGCCGACGCTATCTCGGCGTGGTCGACGAGGAGGCCGCGGCCGACGCCGAGGCGGCCTCCCACCACCGGCGCACCCTGAGCAGGTGGTCCGCGTGA
- a CDS encoding helix-turn-helix domain-containing protein: MRRETGAGGPHTGSARDSYSGSAGGPGAEGLGARETLEPDDVARDDRWTAALVAGAPEVSVRLLAEVFGPLLALAPAERALLVGTLDAWLECGGSVGRAAVRLRCHRNTVFNRLRRLERLTSRSLSHPCELVETVLALEALRWSAGRG; this comes from the coding sequence ATGCGGAGGGAGACGGGGGCCGGAGGCCCGCACACCGGAAGCGCCAGGGACTCGTACTCCGGGAGCGCCGGGGGCCCGGGGGCTGAGGGCCTGGGCGCGCGGGAGACCTTGGAGCCGGACGACGTGGCGCGGGACGACCGGTGGACGGCGGCCCTGGTGGCGGGCGCGCCGGAGGTCTCCGTGCGGCTGCTCGCGGAGGTGTTCGGCCCGCTGCTGGCCCTGGCCCCGGCGGAACGGGCGCTGCTGGTGGGGACGTTGGACGCGTGGCTGGAGTGCGGGGGTTCGGTGGGGCGGGCGGCGGTACGGCTGCGGTGTCACCGGAACACGGTGTTCAACCGGCTGCGCCGCCTGGAACGGCTGACCTCACGGTCGTTGTCGCACCCGTGCGAGCTGGTGGAGACGGTGCTCGCGCTGGAGGCGCTGAGGTGGTCGGCGGGGCGGGGGTGA